The following DNA comes from Plectropomus leopardus isolate mb unplaced genomic scaffold, YSFRI_Pleo_2.0 unplaced_scaffold3797, whole genome shotgun sequence.
CGCTCTGAACGGAGCTTCATCTGCACATGAAGGATTACTGAGACAACTGTGGACGGATAGAGACAAATATGAGTCTGCACAGACGGACGGAGCGTCTCCTGCTGACCTCTCCGAGGTGACTCTGATCCTCTCGTTGTTGGACGACTGCTTCTCGTCGTCTTTCTCCCTGAAATATTCCTCCACACACTGCTCCTCGAACTCATACAAACTCTTCAGCTCGTCAGGACTCAGCACCAGCTCTGAGGACACAGACATTTCAGCTCTGAGGACACAGACATTTCAGCTCTGAGGACACAGACATTTCAGCTCCGAGGAGACAGAAACATGGTTTaatctgcagacagagagacagacggacagacggatggacatacagacaaagacacagacagatggaaAGACAGACGGACGGTCAGGCAGATCTTACGGAGCCGTCTCTCGCGGTCGTCGCGCTCGCCCTCCGTCCTCCGCCTGCAGCGGCAGCAGAGCCTCTTGAGGACGATGTAGATGTGGGGGAGGACGATGAGGGGGGGCGGCAGGATGGGACGGTCGTGGAAGGTCATGATCAGCTGATAACGTTGGAACTTCCACACCTGGTTGGAGATGGACTTCACCTCGAAGAAGGTGTTGCTGCGGAGACAAGAGGAGGCAGCTTTCAGAGTCTACCCCGGGTTTGTGTCCGGAGCGTGATCGGAGACTCCCGGAGAGTTTCTGTCCCAGATCTGAACAAACTGAAGAGATATTTTCTGAACGTGATCAAACTTAACGTGGAGCTGACTGCGtttcactgagtgatgtc
Coding sequences within:
- the LOC121938929 gene encoding transient receptor potential cation channel subfamily M member 1, coding for NTFFEVKSISNQVWKFQRYQLIMTFHDRPILPPPLIVLPHIYIVLKRLCCRCRRRTEGERDDRERRLQLVLSPDELKSLYEFEEQCVEEYFREKDDEKQSSNNERIRVTSERVENMFMRLEEVNEREHSMKASLQTVDLRLAQLEEFSGRMMNALEKLAGVDRAELVRTQSRASSVCEPAALLRHGSLNSADGYSL